A window of the Procambarus clarkii isolate CNS0578487 chromosome 19, FALCON_Pclarkii_2.0, whole genome shotgun sequence genome harbors these coding sequences:
- the LOC123757510 gene encoding ribosomal protein S6 kinase beta-1: protein MAAPGLFDLELQEEDAIECDQSDDDAIEVEESQYEQGPDINAILQSEGIETLQLSDSTVNPGTEKVRPSDFQLLKVLGKGGYGKVFQVRKTTGGKGGGKIFAMKVLKKATIVRNQKDTAHTKAERNILEAVKHPFIVDLVYAFQTGGKLYLILEYLSGGELFMHLEREGIFMEDTACFYISEIILALEHLHSEGIIYRDLKPENILLDSYGHVKLTDFGLCKEKIQDDSVTHTFCGTIEYMAPEILTRTGHGKAVDWWSLGALMYDMLTGAPPFTAENRKKTIEKILKGKLNLPPYLTPDARDLIRKLLKRQVSQRLGSGPDNGDPIKKHLFFKQINWEDVIHRKLEPPFKPVLSGEDDVSQFDSKFTKQTPVDSPDDNMLSESANMVFEGFTYVAPSVLEEMTRPSVVKARSPRKPYTPNSGGPFSPRALQNPFNFANGADSSSSSSGHYEQMDTSNSIPSATHNQQHQHQHSHHHTHRQHQQQQQQSSWNWKH, encoded by the exons AGCCAGTATGAGCAGGGTCCGGACATAAATGCTATTCTTCA GTCTGAAggtattgaaaccttgcaactgtCTGACAGCACTGTGAACCCTGGGACGGAAAAAGTACGCCCCTCAGACTTTCAACTCTTGAAGGTTCTTGGCAAAGGCGGCTATGGAAAAGTATTTCAG GTCAGAAAAACGACCGGTGGCAAAGGAGGAGGAAAAATATTTGCCATGAAGGTTTTGAAAAAGGCAACAATTGTGCGCAATCAAAAAGACACTGCTCACACCAAGGCAGAGAGAAATATCCTCGAGGCCGTCAAG CATCCATTTATTGTGGATCTCGTGTATGCCTTTCAAACTGGCGGAAAATTGTACCTGATTTTGGAATACTTGTCTGGCGGAGAGCTCTTCATGCACCTGGAGAGAGAAGGAATCTTTATGGAAGATACTGCTTG CTTCTACATATCTGAGATAATCTTGGCCCTTGAACATCTTCATTCTGAAGGAATTATCTACAGAGACCTGAAGCCAGAAAATATTCTCTTGGATTCATATGGACATGTCAAACTTACAGATTTTGGCCTTTGCAAAGAAAAAATCCAG GATGACTCTGTAACACATACTTTTTGTGGAACCATTGAATACATGGCACCCGAGATTCTCACACGCACAGGACATGGCAAAGCAGTAGACTGGTGGTCCCTGGGAGCTCTTATGTATGACATGCTAACAGGAGCG CCACCATTCACAGCCGAGAATCGCAAGAAGACAATTGAGAAGATTTTAAAAGGCAAGTTGAACCTTCCACCATATTTGACCCCAGACGCACGTGATCTCATCCGAAAGTTGCTCAAG CGACAAGTTAGTCAACGGCTTGGCAGCGGACCCGATAATGGTGatccaatcaagaaacatctattCTTCAAGCAGATTAACTGGGAGGATGTAATACACCGCAAGTTAGAACCGCCATTTAAACCTGTTTTG AGTGGCGAGGACGATGTCAGTCAGTTTGACAGCAAGTTTACCAAACAAACACCAGTTGACTCCCCTGATGACAACATGCTGAGTGAAAGTGCTAACATGGTCTTTGAG GGATTTACTTACGTCGCACCATCTGTATTAGAGGAAATGACACGTCCAAGTGTCGTAAAAGCACGGTCTCCACGCAAACCATATACGCCGAACTCCGGTGGCCCATTCTCCCCCCGAGCCTTGCAGAACCCCTTCAACTTCGCCAACGGTGCTGatagctcatcatcatcatctggtCATTACGAACAGATGGACACTAGTAATTCAATTCCTTCAGCAACTCACAATCAACAACATCAGCatcaacacagccatcaccataCTCATCGTCAacatcaacagcaacaacaacagtcatcGTGGAACTGGAAGCATTAA